From a single Metopolophium dirhodum isolate CAU chromosome 6, ASM1992520v1, whole genome shotgun sequence genomic region:
- the LOC132946134 gene encoding eukaryotic translation initiation factor 4 gamma 3-like isoform X3 — MNNRGQNQSHQRKFEGMFPNPNQFPQVQNPGYIISGPRNPRHYVNTGAHNVSDMKNNHMTNMAHSQIQMVPAHISQRQQTVYLPGNMAYQGTSNHPGYYPFSPPQASQTAVLMPYVNYSTNQQGMFYSQSTRPIQMTNLPQGPQNPPVANMSNAQNSHGQSLIVQSQPMDMAPNTQPLQQVSQQPSTTPMQITEASSRPVRKKVLIKIIDPNTGREIDLNNSLQGPPSADELEKMKVQSQFQSQVQSAVKKDDTKLSDNSPNNEGGEKVRNEFQTQVKKLASESTLPPKAIEVDTQVSEEVISEIEEISIDSTNIEDVSVAISDPIDIDIGGLTINTEDTSLDVNEVEIETIPTNILPSSTTPPEVEIQNADVTNISEDPIPLKKNTDEESVKSAKPKKTKIKKKNNQQKNLVKLDANDGIKVDTTIETTTIEPVIESKTTDILKQQENKENENNNHNSKNEEEESIVPKPEELLQQPEETQNNGIQHKTVVEDAAPKMPSYLDNLPYAEGQWSVINPTGKKMYSKLFLMQLGSEAVCQKKPDVLRNWSNLTKLSSTPQYNSLGGISNLPRSQSASATGFMPSYFKAGNSQRGSGMPITQPGAKRNSSQGKTASKTAKPNTIHMSLSLREEVKLNQTENAWVPTAAKKATKSEVVKTKNEEEQKNDEVNKSVRSILNKITPDNMPSLTERFKALPIDTIERLEKTIDLVFEKAIEEQSFAPLYSSLCSAMQSVQVNSKDGKTASFKKLIISKCQSLFELDKAQEMDSAKKLTEINSCKDPEKKKELQLEFEENERRLRKRSVGNCRFIGELFKQKILTPNIMLYCIVNLVTKHVEEPLECLCNLLKTVGKELEQSYDLNDTFDKLKALTSRDMKSKIPSRIKFMIQDVIDLRRDKWIPRRTDSKPKMINEIENDVKNEAFEQQSITQAYNRPEKRDHHRGDDKFRGGENKNRRQNDNEWNVVQNNTKYRQPNYQIDQSKLQGFKDNPSVLTLGPPKWSFTTGKNMTFTSNNTYAVLNDDKKSSNSPQIMSNKNTSRKPVISESEERQRMMSGVASMMPQFAQSTPSINSSNSSQPKETVEEPVSELDSNIANKINMKCKNILLEYEQMQNFDDIIYSLSEDETSVIRTRHEEFVTSMSLITLDSSPITRTTVTGKIFAELLSKKILSMDAITRGIDAVLKDWNDYLMDYPQFFSYIAAIIAPLLLSQDASFDFNNLKDSCTSIRPDNSSKFFTEVLNKILSSKETQNIKEKLGGILWIYNKWRTSEYVPLDIFMPNNQINKYFKNDRIGVFLLSIAMYDKMKMTDSKPLYDVLHSWISTNISAEIIKCPQFVRALTIAIVIVCSKPNHSYEDFFDHVHVKLLTCYIRSEPLPEPEIQAREVQCLYGIQIMSAALEHPGGMVLRLFHKLYQDSVISKESFEMWKKEDEFKAGFDEDLETKTMALVVLNSFFLSLAANDSDEEETAE; from the exons accCTAATCAGTTTCCTCAGGTCCAAAATCCGGGGTATATAATTAGTGGACCGCGTAATCCAAGACATTATGTAAATACAGGTGCACATAACGTTAGtgatatgaaaaataatcatatgACTAATATGGCACAca gtCAAATCCAAATGGTGCCTGCACATATTTCTCAAAGACAGCAAACT gtatatttgccTGGCAATATGGCTTACCAAGGAACCAGTAACCACCCAGGTTATTATCCATTTAGTCCACCGCAG gCTTCACAGACAGCTGTATTAATGCCATATGTAAACTACTCTACCAATCAACAAG GCATGTTTTATTCCCAGTCTACAAGACCAATACAGATGACTAATCTACCACAGGGGCCACAGAATCCTCCTGTAGCTAATATGAGTAATGCTCAAAATTCCCATGGACAATCTCTCATTGTGCAGTCTCAACCAATGGATATGGCCCCTAATACACAACCTTTGCAACAAGTATCACAGCAACCATCAACTACTCCGATGCAAATCACTGAAGCTTCTTCTCGACCTGTTcggaaaaaagttcttattaaaataattgatcctAATACAGGCCGTGAAATTGACTTGAATAATTCATTACAAGGACCACCA AGTGCTGATGAATTGGAAAAGATGAAAGTTCAAAGCCAATTCCAAAGTCAAGTACAAAGTGCTGTCAAAAAAGATGACACTAAATTATCTGATAATAGTCCG aatAATGAAGGAGGAGAAAAAGTTCGAAATGAATTCCAAACACAAGTCAAAAAATTGGCAAGTGAAAGCACTTTACCCCCAAAAGCCATAGAAGTTGACACTCAGGTTTCTGAAGAAGTTATTAGTGAAATTGAAGAAATAAGTATTGATTCTACTAACATAGAAGATGTGTCTGTTGCAATAAGTGATCCAATTGATATTGATATTGGTGGGTTGACTATTAACACTGAAGATACCAGTTTAGATGTTAATGAGGTTGAGATAGAAACGATACCTACAAATATATTACCAAGTTCTACTACACCTCCTGAAGTAGAGATACAAAATGCTGATGTCACCAATATTTCAGAGGATCCTATTCCTTTAAAAAAGAATACAGATGAAGAATCTGTTAAATcag ctaaaCCAAAAAAGACTAAAATCAAGAAGAAGAATAATCAGCAGAAGAATTTGGTTAAATTAGATGCCAATGATGGAATAAAAGTAGATACTACAATTGAAACTACTACTATTGAGCCtgttattgaatcaaaaactaCT gatattttaaaacaacaagAAAACAAGGAGAATGAGAATAATAATCATAACTCTAAAAATGAAGAAGAAGAGAGTATTGTTCCAAAACCGGAAGAGTTATTACAACAACCGGAAGAAACCCAAAACAATGGAATTCAACACAAAACCGTTGTTGAAGATGCAGCTCCAAAGATGCCTAGTTATTTAGATAATTTACCCTATGCTGAag GACAATGGAGTGTTATAAACCcaactggaaaaaaaatgtattctaaattatttttgatgcaACTTGGTAGTGAAGCCGTCTGTCAAAAGAAACCTGATGTATTAAGAAACTGGagtaatttaacaaaattatctaGTACACCACAATATAATTCCTTAGGT gGGATATCTAATTTACCAAGGTCTCAAAGTGCTAGTGCAACTGGATTTATGCCTTCCTATTTTAAAGCTGGTAATAGTCAACGAGGTAGTGGTATGCCTATTACG CAACCAGGTGCCAAACGCAATAGTAGTCAAGGAAAAACTGCAAGTAAAACGGCAAAACCTAACACTATTCATATGTCTCTTTCTTTAAGAGAAGAAGTTAAATTAAATCAGACTGAAAACGCTTGGGTCCCAACTGCTGCTAAAAAAGCTACCAAGTCTGAAgttgttaaaacaaaaaatgaagaGGAACAAAAAAATGAC GAAGTAAACAAAAGCGTTCgatcaattttgaataaaataactcCTGATAACATGCCTTCACTAACTGAGCGATTTAAGGCATTGCCTATTGACACTATTGAACGTCTTGAGAAAACTATTGATTTAGTTTTTGaaaag gcAATAGAAGAACAATCTTTTGCACCTCTTTATTCATCTTTATGTTCGGCTATGCAATCTGTACAAGTTAATTCTAAAGATGGTAAAACAGCATcttttaagaaattaataataagtaaatgcCAAAGCTTATTCGAACTAGACAAAGCCCAAGAAATGGATTCTGCTAAGAAACTCACTGAAATCAATTCTTGCAAAGATCCA gaaAAGAAGAAAGAACTTCAACTTGAATTTGAAGAAAATGAAAGAAGATTACGCAAACGTTCTGTAGGAAATTGccg atttattggtgaattatttaaacaaaaaattcttaccccaaatattatgttgtattgcaTCGTGAATTTAGTCACTAAACATGTCGAAGAACCACTTGAGTGTTTATGCAATTTATTAAAGACTGTTGGCAAAGAATTGGAACAA TCGTATGATTTAAATGATACTTTTGATAAACTGAAAGCATTAACATCCAGAGATATGAAATCGAAGATTCCATCTAGAATAAAGTTCATGATACAGGATGTCATTGATTTACGTAGGGATAAATGGATACCTAGGCGTACTGATAGTAAACCCAAGATGATAAACGAAATAGAAAACGATGTCAAAAATGAAGCATTTGAACAACAATCAATAACTCAGGCTTATAATCGACCTGAAAAACGAGATCATCATCGTGGTGATGACAAGTTCAGGGGtggtgaaaataaaaatcgcc GTCAAAATGACAATGAGTGGAATgttgttcaaaataatacaaagtaTAGGCAACCAAATTACCAAATTGACCAGTCCAAACTACAAGGTTttaag GACAACCCATCTGTTTTAACATTAGGCCCACCTAAATGGTCATTTACCACGGGTAAAAACATGACATTTACTAGCAATAACACATACGCAGTTCTTAATGATGATAAAAAGTCATCAAATTCTCCACagattat gtcaAATAAGAACACATCGAGGAAGCCTGTTATATCAGAAAGTGAAGAAAGACAAAGAATGATGTCTG gtGTAGCGAGTATGATGCCTCAATTTGCTCAATCCACGCCTTCAATAAATTCTTCTAATTCATCACAGCCAAAAGAAACAGTTGAAGAACCAGTGTCGGAATTGGACTCAAATatagcaaataaaattaatatgaaatgtaaaaacATTCTTCTTGAATATGAGCAAATGCAAAATTTTGAT gatataatttattcattatcgGAAGATGAAACTTCGGTGATCCGCACAAGGCATGAAGAATTTGTAACATCAATGTCACTTATAACTTTAGATAGTAGTCCAATTACCCGAACAACGGTAACAGGAAAAATTTTTGCAGAACTTTTATCTAAGAAAATTCTTTCTATGGATGCCATAACTCGagg aattgatGCTGTCCTTAAAGATTGGAATGATTATTTGATGGACTACCCTCAATTTTTCTCCTATATTGCTGCCATAATTg ctccattattattatcacaggaTGCTTcctttgattttaataatttaaaagattcTTGTACATCAATACGACCTGACAATTCTAGTAAATTTTTCAcagaagtattaaataaaattcttaGTTCCAAGGAAACACAAAACATTAAAGAA AAACTAGGTGGTATATTGTGGATTTACAACAAGTGGAGGACGTCAGAATATGTTCCTCTTGATATATTTATGCCTaataaccaaataaataaatattttaaaaatgat cgAATTGGAGTATTCCTTTTATCTATTGCCATGTATGATAAAATGAAGATGACTGATAGTAAACCTCTGTACGATGTATTGCACAGTTGGATAAGc acTAATATCAGtgctgaaataataaaatgccCTCAGTTTGTGCGAGCATTAACTATAGCTATTGTCATTGTATGCTCTA AACCGAATCATTCATATGAAGATTTCTTTGATCATGTTCATGTGAAATTGTTGACCTGTTATATTCGGTCTGAACCACTTCCGGAACCTGAAATCCAAGCAAGGGAAGTACAATGTCTATATGGCATTCAAATTATGTCTGCTGCACTTGAACATCCTGGAG gAATGGTATTAAGACTGTTCCATAAGCTCTATCAGGATAGTGTTATAAGTAAAGAATCGTTTGAAATGTGGAAAAAAGAAGACGAATTCAAAGCTGGATTTGATGAAGACCTAGAAACAAAAACTATGGCTCTTGTAGTTTTAAATTCATTCTTCCTTTCACTTGCAGCAAATGATTCTGATGAGGAAGAAACAGCTGAGTAG